A single region of the Gossypium arboreum isolate Shixiya-1 chromosome 12, ASM2569848v2, whole genome shotgun sequence genome encodes:
- the LOC108476600 gene encoding trehalose-phosphate phosphatase A — protein sequence MDLKSNHTAPVLADPAPISKSRLVASSLLQYSSPAPVFSPNLLLTVPRKKTGILDDVRASSWLDAMKSSSPRHTSTRDYNHEIVSADTDVAYRTWMAKYPSALSSFEQITNFAKGKRIALFLDYDGTLSPIVDNPDFAFMSIDMRAAVAKVAKYFPTAIISGRSRDKVYDFVGLTDLYYAGSHGMDIMGPVRESSDDPPNCIRSTDKQGKGVKLFQPASEFLPMIDEVFNSLVNSTKEIKGAKVENNKFCVSVHYRNVDEKNWKTVAECVHDVIRNYPRLRLSHGRKVLEVRPVIDWDKGKALTFLLESLGLSNHDDVLPIYVGDDRTDEDAFKVLREGNLGYGILVSSAPKESNAFFSLRDPQEVMEFLKSLVNWKKTSVL from the exons ATGGACCTGAAATCCAATCACACCGCTCCTGTTCTGGCTGATCCTGCACCGATAAGCAAGTCAAGATTAGTAGCTTCCAGTCTGTTGCAATACTCATCCCCAGCGCCAGTGTTTTCTCCAAATCTACTTCTAACTGTTCCCAGGAAGAAAACTGGAATTCTCGATGATGTTCGTGCCAGCAGCTGGCTGGATGCTATGAAATCCTCATCCCCTCGTCATACAAGCACGAGGGATTACAACCATGAGATTGTATCAGCTGATACAGATGTTGCGTATCGCACATGGATG GCTAAGTATCCCTCTGCACTATCATCTTTTGagcaaattacaaattttgccaAAGGCAAGAGAATAGCATTGTTTTTGGATTATGATGGGACTCTTTCACCAATTGTGGACAACCCAGATTTTGCCTTTATGTCTATTGAT ATGCGAGCTGCTGTAGCAAAAGTGGCAAAATACTTCCCAACAGCAATAATTAGTGGAAGAAGCCGTGACAAG GTATATGATTTTGTAGGACTAACAGATCTCTATTATGCGGGAAGTCATGGAATGGACATCATGGGTCCTGTTAGGGAATCGTCTGATGATCCTCCTAACTGCATTAGATCTACTGATAAGCAG GGCAAAGGAGTAAAGTTATTCCAGCCTGCTAGTGAATTCCTACCTATGATTGACGAG GTTTTTAACTCACTTGTTAACAGCACCAAAGAAATTAAAGGAGCAAAAGTTGAAAACAATAAGTTCTGTGTCTCTGTCCATTACCGTAATGTAGACGAGAAG AATTGGAAAACAGTTGCAGAATGTGTTCATGATGTCATCAGAAACTACCCTCGTCTGCGATTGTCTCATGGTCGGAAG GTTTTAGAGGTACGGCCTGTGATAGACTGGGATAAGGGGAAAGCTCTCACATTTCTACTTGAATCACTTG GGCTTAGTAATCATGATGATGTGCTTCCCATTTATGTTGGAGATGACCGGACAGACGAAGATGCATTTAAG GTTCTGAGAGAGGGaaatctgggatatggcattttaGTATCATCCGCTCCAAAGGAGAGTAATGCATTTTTCTCCCTTAGGGACCCTCAAGAG GTGATGGAGTTTCTTAAATCACTGGTGAATTGGAAGAAGACAAGTGTTCTCTGA
- the LOC108479265 gene encoding acid beta-fructofuranosidase 1, vacuolar-like: MEASSSTSHDPALFHAPLLHHPRRRSSRPLKGFAVIFGSVVFLLSLVILIVNQSPEPLASNPSSVTEAGSYSMAAQPRGIAEGVSAKSNPSLFDKVGFNWTNALFYWQRTAYHFQPQKNWMNDPDGPLYHKGWYHLFYQYNPDSAIWGNITWGHAVSKDLIHWFYLPLAMVPDQWYDINGCWTGSATLLPDGRIVMLYTGSTNESVQVQNLAYPANLSDPLLLQWLKYPGNPVVVPPTGIEDNEFRDPTTAWLGPDGSWRITVGTRFNTTIGTALVFQTTNFSDYQLLDGVLHAVPGTGMWECVDFYPVAINGSVGLDTTALGPGIKHVLKASLDDTKVDHYAIGTYDMITDKWTPDNPEEDVGIGLKVDYGRYYASKTFFDQSKQRRILYGWVNETDTEADDLEKGWASIQTIPRSVLYDNKTGTHLLQWPVEEVESLRLNATVFKDVVVEAGSVVPLDIGTATQLDILAEFEIETLVSNSTEDEVSDCGDGAVDRSTYGPFGVLVIADDSLSELTPLYFRPLNISDGSLETYFCADETRSSKAPDVTKRVYGGKVPVLDDENYKMRVLVDHSVVESFGEGGRTVITSRVYPTEAIYGAARLFLFNNASGVNVKATLKIWEMNSAFIRPFPFEETLFQEMVAST, encoded by the exons ATGGAGGCCAGCAGCAGCACCTCCCATGACCCAGCATTGTTCCATGCTCCCTTGCTACACCACCCTCGGAGGAGGAGCAGCAGACCCTTAAAGGGTTTCGCAGTGATATTTGGGTCCGTCGTTTTCCTACTCTCACTGGTCATATTAATCGTTAACCAAAGCCCGGAGCCATTAGCAAGTAACCCCAGTAGTGTAACGGAGGCAGGGTCGTATTCAATGGCGGCGCAGCCAAGAGGGATAGCTGAAGGAGTTTCAGCCAAGTCAAACCCATCACTTTTTGACAAAGTTGGGTTTAATTGGACAAACGCTCTGTTTTACTGGCAAAGAACTGCCTACCACTTTCAGCCTCAAAAGAATTGGATGAATG ATCCTGACG GTCCGTTATATCACAAGGGATGGTACCATCTTTTCTATCAATACAACCCTGATTCAGCCATATGGGGCAACATCACTTGGGGCCACGCTGTATCAAAGGACCTCATTCACTGGTTCTATCTCCCACTCGCCATGGTTCCTGATCAATGGTACGATATCAATGGTTGCTGGACGGGGTCGGCCACTCTCCTTCCAGATGGCCGAATCGTAATGCTTTACACCGGCAGCACCAATGAGTCCGTGCAAGTCCAAAACCTTGCATATCCCGCCAACCTATCTGATCCCCTCCTCCTTCAGTGGTTAAAATACCCGGGTAACCCGGTTGTTGTTCCCCCAACCGGGATCGAAGACAATGAGTTCCGAGACCCGACAACAGCTTGGCTTGGACCCGATGGTTCCTGGCGGATTACTGTTGGTACAAGGTTTAATACCACCATAGGAACAGCCCTTGTTTTCCAAACGACAAACTTTTCGGACTATCAATTATTGGATGGGGTCTTACATGCTGTTCCGGGCACGGGTATGTGGGAATGTGTAGATTTTTACCCCGTTGCAATAAACGGGTCCGTCGGACTTGACACGACGGCACTTGGGCCTGGAATTAAACATGTCCTGAAGGCTAGTTTGGATGATACGAAAGTTGATCATTATGCAATAGGGACCTACGACATGATAACGGATAAATGGACACCCGATAACCCGGAAGAAGATGTAGGCATCGGGTTGAAAGTGGATTATGGGAGATACTATGCCTCCAAGACATTTTTTGATCAGAGTAAACAAAGGAGGATTCTTTATGGTTGGGTTAATGAAACTGATACTGAAGCTGATGACCTCGAAAAAGGATGGGCTTCCATTCAG ACAATTCCCAGGAGTGTGTTGTATGACAACAAGACCGGAACCCATTTACTACAGTGGCCTGTGGAAGAAGTGGAGAGCTTGAGACTGAATGCTACAGTGTTTAAGGATGTTGTAGTTGAAGCAGGATCAGTTGTGCCCCTCGACATAGGCACCGCTACTCAG TTGGATATATTAGCAGAGTTTGAAATAGAGACGTTGGTATCGAACAGCACGGAGGATGAAGTCAGTGATTGCGGTGATGGGGCGGTTGATAGGAGCACTTACGGGCCATTTGGGGTCCTGGTTATTGCTGATGATTCACTTTCTGAGCTCACTCCTTTATATTTCCGTCCACTTAATATATCCGATGGGAGTCTTGAAACTTACTTTTGCGCTGATGAAACAAG GTCTTCTAAAGCTCCCGATGTCACGAAACGAGTGTATGGAGGCAAAGTTCCAGTGCTTGACGATGAAAACTACAAAATGAGGGTATTG GTGGATCATTCAGTAGTGGAAAGCTTTGGAGAAGGAGGGAGGACGGTGATAACATCAAGAGTGTATCCAACGGAAGCCATATATGGAGCAGCACGGCTGTTCTTGTTCAACAATGCAAGTGGAGTGAATGTGAAGGCCACACTCAAAATTTGGGAGATGAATTCTGCTTTTATTCGTCCTTTCCCCTTTGAAGAAACATTATTTCAGGAAATGGTTGCTTCCACATGA